The following are from one region of the Nocardioides marmotae genome:
- a CDS encoding glutathione peroxidase, with product MTTLHELSARGIDGTDIDLAAYSGTVVLVVNTASQCGFTPQYQGLQELHDRFADRGFAVLGFPCDQFGGQEPGSDEEIAGFCERNFGVGFPLFSKVEVNGSGAHPVFAYLRSEKGGVLGDRIKWNFTKFLVGRDGRVIERYAPTTKPEKLVADIEAALAAPVPG from the coding sequence ATGACGACGCTGCACGAGCTCAGCGCGCGGGGGATCGACGGCACCGACATCGACCTCGCGGCGTACTCCGGCACGGTGGTGCTGGTGGTCAACACGGCCTCCCAGTGCGGGTTCACCCCGCAGTACCAGGGCCTCCAGGAGCTGCACGACCGGTTCGCCGACCGCGGCTTCGCGGTCCTCGGCTTCCCGTGCGACCAGTTCGGCGGGCAGGAGCCGGGCTCGGACGAGGAGATCGCCGGGTTCTGCGAGCGCAACTTCGGGGTGGGCTTCCCGCTGTTCTCCAAGGTCGAGGTCAACGGCTCGGGCGCGCACCCGGTCTTCGCGTACCTCCGCAGCGAGAAGGGCGGGGTGCTCGGCGACCGGATCAAGTGGAACTTCACCAAGTTCCTCGTCGGGCGCGACGGCCGGGTGATCGAGCGGTACGCCCCGACGACCAAGCCGGAGAAGCTGGTCGCCGACATCGAGGCGGCGCTGGCCGCCCCGGTCCCCGGCTGA
- a CDS encoding MMPL family transporter, with amino-acid sequence MATLLHRLGLTAYRRWPIVIATWVVLFVALGASVAAFAKPMSDSFSIPGIPSEKASDMQAELFPGAPDPSERATVNVVVAAPEGERLADPEWTKATQALIADLTELPQMPETPLADPVTAAEQQRQQLLDAAKKAGSDPKVAEANAAALSPLSEDGRVGTITWDFAVESVADVDPATIEALEDTMAEARDSGLTVEANGSGSQGMLHIGGTSELIGIAVALVVLVLTFGSLVAAGLPIVTAAVGVGFGVTGISLMTAFTDIGSTTPMLATMIGLAVGIDYCLFILARFRAEMEHTSDRQDATGLAVGTAGSAVVFAGLTVLIALAALALVRIPFLTSMGIAAAGTVLVAVLVALTLLPALLGMLGSKVFAGRVRRYRPARDHDGSILNNGVRWARLVGRAPVAVVVLVVVALGSLAIPMKGLHLAFPTDSTAAADSTQRKASDLVADAFGPGRDAPLLVVVDSRDVAADERPAAYGSVVEWAAGQDDVRNAQIIGQNEDGTGAQVLITPESGPEDTATEDLLSNLRDGQADLEESTGAELGVTGTTAIFTDVSERLSDALPIYLLVVIGLAFILLMIVFRSILVPLTATLGFLLSVLATLGITVAVFQEGVFGLVEGQPIVSFMPIFLIGLVFGLAMDYQVFLVTRMRESHVHGMSTRDAVVDGFRNSARVVAAAAVIMISVFAAFILIDEPIIKSMGFALAVAVFLDAFIVRMALVPALLYLMGEKAWWLPAWLDKLLPNVDVEGEQLERGRGGELVPGEAGAGTTGTTGADEGERQPV; translated from the coding sequence ATGGCCACCCTGCTCCACCGCCTCGGACTCACCGCCTACCGGCGGTGGCCGATCGTCATCGCGACGTGGGTCGTGCTCTTCGTCGCACTCGGCGCCTCGGTCGCCGCCTTCGCCAAGCCGATGAGCGACTCCTTCTCCATCCCGGGCATCCCCTCGGAGAAGGCCTCCGACATGCAGGCCGAGCTCTTCCCGGGCGCCCCCGACCCCTCCGAGCGCGCGACCGTGAACGTCGTCGTCGCCGCGCCCGAGGGCGAGCGGCTCGCCGACCCGGAGTGGACCAAGGCGACCCAGGCGCTCATCGCCGACCTCACCGAGCTGCCGCAGATGCCGGAGACCCCGCTCGCGGACCCGGTGACCGCCGCCGAGCAGCAGCGCCAGCAGCTGCTCGACGCCGCGAAGAAGGCCGGCAGCGACCCGAAGGTCGCCGAGGCCAACGCCGCCGCGCTCTCCCCGCTCTCCGAGGACGGTCGCGTCGGCACCATCACGTGGGACTTCGCCGTCGAGTCGGTCGCCGACGTCGACCCGGCCACGATCGAGGCGCTCGAGGACACGATGGCCGAGGCGCGCGACAGCGGCCTCACCGTCGAGGCCAACGGCTCGGGCAGCCAGGGCATGCTGCACATCGGCGGCACCTCCGAGCTCATCGGCATCGCGGTGGCCCTCGTCGTGCTCGTGCTGACCTTCGGCTCCCTGGTCGCGGCCGGCCTGCCGATCGTGACCGCCGCGGTCGGCGTCGGCTTCGGCGTCACCGGCATCAGCCTGATGACCGCCTTCACCGACATCGGCTCGACGACCCCGATGCTCGCCACGATGATCGGCCTGGCCGTCGGGATCGACTACTGCCTGTTCATCCTGGCCCGCTTCCGCGCCGAGATGGAGCACACCTCCGACCGTCAGGACGCCACCGGACTCGCCGTCGGCACGGCCGGCTCCGCGGTGGTCTTCGCGGGCCTCACCGTGCTCATCGCGCTCGCCGCGCTCGCCCTGGTCCGGATCCCGTTCCTCACCTCGATGGGCATCGCGGCCGCCGGCACCGTGCTGGTTGCCGTGCTGGTCGCGCTGACCCTGCTGCCCGCACTGCTCGGCATGCTCGGCTCGAAGGTCTTCGCCGGCCGGGTGCGCCGCTACCGCCCCGCCCGCGACCACGACGGCAGCATCCTCAACAACGGCGTCCGCTGGGCCCGCCTCGTCGGCCGCGCCCCCGTGGCCGTCGTCGTGCTGGTCGTCGTCGCCCTCGGCTCGCTGGCCATCCCGATGAAGGGCCTGCACCTGGCCTTCCCGACCGACAGCACCGCCGCGGCCGACAGCACCCAGCGCAAGGCCTCCGACCTGGTCGCCGACGCGTTCGGCCCGGGCCGCGACGCCCCGCTGCTGGTCGTGGTCGACAGCCGCGACGTGGCGGCCGACGAGCGCCCGGCGGCGTACGGCTCCGTGGTGGAGTGGGCCGCGGGCCAGGACGACGTGCGCAACGCCCAGATCATCGGCCAGAACGAGGACGGCACGGGCGCGCAGGTGCTGATCACGCCGGAGTCCGGCCCCGAGGACACCGCGACCGAGGACCTGCTCTCCAACCTCCGCGACGGCCAGGCCGACCTGGAGGAGAGCACCGGCGCCGAGCTCGGCGTGACCGGCACGACGGCGATCTTCACCGACGTCTCCGAGCGGCTCAGCGACGCGCTGCCGATCTACCTGCTCGTGGTCATCGGCCTGGCCTTCATCCTGCTGATGATCGTCTTCCGCTCGATCCTCGTGCCGCTGACCGCGACCCTGGGCTTCCTGCTCTCGGTGCTGGCCACTCTCGGCATCACCGTGGCGGTCTTCCAGGAGGGCGTCTTCGGCCTGGTCGAGGGCCAGCCGATCGTCAGCTTCATGCCGATCTTCCTCATCGGCCTGGTCTTCGGCCTGGCGATGGACTACCAGGTCTTCCTGGTGACCCGGATGCGTGAGTCGCACGTCCACGGGATGTCGACCCGCGACGCGGTCGTCGACGGCTTCCGCAACAGCGCCCGCGTCGTCGCGGCCGCCGCGGTCATCATGATCTCGGTGTTCGCGGCGTTCATCCTGATCGACGAGCCGATCATCAAGTCGATGGGCTTCGCGCTCGCCGTGGCGGTCTTCCTCGACGCCTTCATCGTCCGGATGGCGCTGGTGCCGGCCCTGCTCTACCTGATGGGCGAGAAGGCCTGGTGGCTCCCCGCCTGGCTGGACAAGCTGCTGCCGAACGTCGACGTCGAGGGCGAGCAGCTCGAGCGCGGCCGCGGTGGCGAGCTGGTCCCCGGTGAGGCCGGCGCCGGCACCACCGGAACCACCGGTGCCGACGAGGGCGAGCGCCAGCCGGTCTGA
- a CDS encoding TetR family transcriptional regulator yields MSGSAIELSRRDAKRRETEDRISDCAQRLVAEHGLDGFTMEDLAAAADVSRRTLFNYFPSKVDAVLGNLPTIPADVRETFVRGGPHGALVEDLAVLARVVLADTDLQREQVDRLQHILTTTPRLAMSVHCRFEEVSADIAALVAQRDPGLTGMPARLLVRLLVTVFDSAMAAYVAGDDRPLADLFDEHLAAARRLLA; encoded by the coding sequence ATGTCCGGAAGTGCAATCGAGCTGTCCCGCCGGGACGCCAAGCGTCGCGAGACCGAGGACCGCATCTCCGACTGCGCGCAGCGCCTCGTCGCGGAGCACGGCCTGGACGGCTTCACGATGGAGGACCTCGCCGCCGCGGCGGACGTCTCCCGCCGGACGCTGTTCAACTACTTCCCCAGCAAGGTCGACGCGGTGCTGGGGAACCTCCCGACGATCCCCGCGGACGTGCGCGAGACGTTCGTCCGCGGCGGTCCCCACGGCGCCCTGGTCGAGGACCTCGCCGTGCTGGCCCGCGTGGTCCTCGCCGACACCGACCTCCAGCGCGAGCAGGTCGACCGGCTCCAGCACATCCTCACCACGACGCCGCGCCTGGCGATGAGCGTGCACTGCCGGTTCGAGGAGGTCTCGGCCGACATCGCCGCGCTCGTCGCCCAGCGCGACCCCGGACTGACCGGCATGCCCGCGCGATTGCTCGTGCGCCTGCTGGTCACCGTGTTCGACAGCGCGATGGCGGCGTACGTCGCCGGCGACGACCGCCCGCTGGCCGACCTCTTCGACGAACACCTCGCCGCTGCCCGGCGGCTCCTCGCCTGA
- a CDS encoding NAD-dependent malic enzyme encodes MRLHTAPDHGVVGAVATTISQAGGIVTAMDVSESSHERLVVDVTCSASDADHAAVLEQEVDALEGVTVHKTSDRTFLLHLGGKIEVASKVPMRNRDDLSMAYTPGVGRVSSAIAEHPEDVWRLTTKGNTVAVVTDGSAVLGLGNIGPGAALPVMEGKAALFKRFAGIDAWPICLDTQDTDEIVRAVELIAPGFGGINLEDIAAPRCFEIERRLRASLDIPVFHDDQHGTAIVVLAALTNALRVVHKDLDSVRVVVSGGGAAGTAIVTLLLAAGVTDVVVVDRQGALSADDESLTGAHRQLAEVTNPRRATGDLHTVLTGADVFIGVSAPRILQPEWIKDMATDPVVFALANPDPEVDPVEADKYAAVVASGRSDYPNQINNVLAFPGVFRGLLDARASEITIEMLLRAAKAIAHVVQDDELNPSFIIPTVFHPDVPKAVAAAVRGA; translated from the coding sequence ATGCGGCTGCACACCGCCCCGGACCACGGGGTCGTAGGAGCGGTGGCGACCACCATCAGCCAGGCCGGCGGCATCGTCACCGCGATGGACGTCTCGGAGTCCAGCCACGAGCGGCTCGTCGTCGACGTGACCTGCTCGGCCAGCGACGCCGACCACGCCGCGGTCCTCGAGCAGGAGGTCGACGCGCTCGAGGGCGTGACGGTCCACAAGACCAGCGACCGGACCTTCCTGCTGCACCTCGGCGGGAAGATCGAGGTCGCCTCCAAGGTGCCGATGCGCAACCGCGACGACCTCTCGATGGCCTACACGCCGGGCGTCGGCCGGGTCAGCAGCGCGATCGCCGAGCACCCCGAGGACGTGTGGCGCCTGACGACCAAGGGCAACACCGTCGCGGTCGTCACCGACGGCTCGGCCGTCCTCGGCCTCGGCAACATCGGCCCCGGCGCGGCGCTGCCGGTGATGGAGGGCAAGGCCGCGCTGTTCAAGCGGTTCGCCGGGATCGACGCCTGGCCGATCTGCCTGGACACCCAGGACACCGACGAGATCGTCCGCGCCGTCGAGCTGATCGCGCCCGGGTTCGGCGGGATCAACCTCGAGGACATCGCCGCCCCGCGCTGCTTCGAGATCGAGCGCCGCCTGCGCGCCAGCCTCGACATCCCGGTCTTCCACGACGACCAGCACGGCACCGCCATCGTCGTGCTCGCCGCGCTCACCAACGCCCTGCGCGTGGTGCACAAGGACCTCGACTCCGTCCGGGTCGTCGTCTCCGGCGGCGGCGCGGCCGGCACCGCGATCGTCACGCTGCTGCTCGCCGCCGGCGTCACCGACGTCGTCGTCGTGGACCGCCAGGGCGCGCTGAGCGCCGACGACGAGAGCCTCACCGGCGCCCACCGCCAGCTCGCGGAGGTCACCAACCCCCGCCGCGCCACCGGCGACCTGCACACCGTGCTCACCGGGGCCGACGTCTTCATCGGCGTCAGCGCCCCGCGGATCCTCCAGCCGGAGTGGATCAAGGACATGGCCACCGACCCGGTCGTCTTCGCCCTCGCCAACCCCGACCCCGAGGTCGACCCCGTCGAGGCCGACAAGTACGCCGCCGTCGTGGCCAGCGGCCGCTCGGACTACCCGAACCAGATCAACAACGTCCTGGCGTTCCCGGGTGTCTTCCGCGGCCTGCTCGACGCCCGCGCCTCGGAGATCACCATCGAGATGCTGCTGCGGGCGGCCAAGGCGATCGCCCACGTGGTCCAGGACGACGAGCTCAACCCGTCGTTCATCATCCCGACCGTCTTCCACCCCGACGTGCCGAAGGCGGTCGCCGCGGCGGTCCGCGGCGCCTGA
- the ppgK gene encoding polyphosphate--glucose phosphotransferase, producing MAATPAPQTPIGIDFGGTGIKGAPVDLEVGDFAAERVRVRTPHPSTPAVVAEVFRELLSAFPDLTGPVGVTVPGIVRHGVVGSAANIDPAWVGTDADALFTEATGREVHVVNDADAAGLAEVRYGAARGRGGLVIVTTLGTGIGSALVHDGRLVPNSELGHLELDGHVAEKHAANSAREREDLSMKEWAGRLTAYYRHLERLFSPDLFVVGGGISKRADEFLPLLGLDTEIVPATLLNKAGVVGAALHAVGG from the coding sequence ATGGCAGCGACTCCCGCACCCCAGACCCCGATCGGCATCGACTTCGGCGGCACCGGCATCAAGGGCGCCCCGGTCGACCTGGAGGTCGGCGACTTCGCCGCCGAGCGGGTGCGGGTGCGGACCCCGCACCCCTCGACGCCCGCCGTCGTGGCCGAGGTCTTCCGCGAGCTGCTCTCCGCCTTCCCCGACCTCACCGGCCCGGTCGGCGTGACCGTCCCGGGCATCGTGCGCCACGGGGTCGTCGGGTCGGCCGCCAACATCGACCCGGCCTGGGTCGGCACCGACGCCGACGCGCTGTTCACCGAGGCCACCGGCCGTGAGGTGCACGTCGTCAACGACGCGGACGCCGCCGGCCTGGCCGAGGTGCGGTACGGCGCGGCGCGCGGCCGCGGCGGGCTGGTCATCGTCACCACGCTGGGCACCGGCATCGGCTCGGCGCTGGTCCACGACGGGCGGCTGGTCCCCAACAGCGAGCTCGGGCACCTCGAGCTCGACGGCCACGTCGCCGAGAAGCACGCCGCGAACAGCGCCCGCGAGCGCGAGGACCTCTCGATGAAGGAGTGGGCCGGGCGGCTGACGGCGTACTACCGCCACCTCGAGCGGCTCTTCTCCCCCGACCTGTTCGTCGTCGGCGGCGGGATCAGCAAGCGGGCCGACGAGTTCCTCCCGCTGCTGGGCCTCGACACCGAGATCGTGCCCGCCACGCTGCTCAACAAGGCCGGCGTCGTGGGGGCCGCGCTGCACGCGGTGGGCGGCTGA
- a CDS encoding aminotransferase class I/II-fold pyridoxal phosphate-dependent enzyme: MQALILAAGVGRRLGRLTRDRTKCMVEVHGRTLLERSLDALVDNGIERVVIVVGHRGQGVRDAIGSAYRGVPVTYVENADHATTNNIHSLYLAAGELAADDTLLLESDLIFEPRIIERLLAHPAPDVAAVAAYRSWMDGTMVTLGRDEVIEAFVPKHLVDGSAMGQYFKTVNIYKLSQEFIKNRYLPFLEAYVRSVGPNDYYEQVLRVIAGLDHHGLVGMPLEGEAWYEIDDVQDHQIAETLFAPAEERYDHYLRRHGGFWRFPGLLDFCYLVNPYFPTPALRQELARSFDTLLTEYPSCSAVQNHLAAKMFGGEPDCFLVGNGAAELIAALGEEVGARTVGVTVPTFEEYVKRFPHAEVVAVRGPGGGLETDLEHYLRLLERVDLLVLVNPDNPSGRCLRTEEVLTLLDRAERSGKRVLLDESFVDFADPAHATSLLRQDVLDAHPAAVVVKSISKSYGVPGARLGVLATRDADLLGRVARRLSVWNVNSVGEYFLQVIGHHQAAYVEACARLRAERDHLTAELAATDGLRVLPSQANYLLCEVTTGASGADIVSRLLGEHRVLVKDCAGKPGFEGLGPHLRIAVRDRADNEVLVHALRSVLAAAG, from the coding sequence GTGCAGGCACTCATCCTGGCCGCGGGAGTCGGACGACGCCTGGGGCGGCTGACGAGGGACCGCACCAAGTGCATGGTCGAGGTGCACGGGCGCACGCTGCTCGAGCGGAGCCTCGATGCGCTGGTGGACAACGGCATCGAGCGCGTCGTCATCGTGGTCGGCCACCGGGGCCAGGGCGTCCGCGACGCGATCGGCTCCGCCTACCGCGGCGTCCCGGTGACCTACGTCGAGAACGCCGACCACGCCACGACCAACAACATCCACTCCCTCTACCTCGCGGCCGGGGAGCTCGCCGCCGACGACACCCTCCTGCTGGAGAGCGACCTGATCTTCGAGCCGCGGATCATCGAGCGGCTCCTCGCGCACCCCGCGCCCGACGTCGCCGCGGTCGCGGCGTACCGGTCCTGGATGGACGGCACGATGGTCACCCTCGGCCGTGACGAGGTGATCGAGGCGTTCGTCCCCAAGCACCTGGTCGACGGCTCCGCGATGGGGCAGTACTTCAAGACCGTCAACATCTACAAGCTGTCCCAGGAGTTCATCAAGAACCGCTACCTGCCGTTCCTCGAGGCCTACGTGCGCTCGGTGGGCCCGAACGACTACTACGAGCAGGTGCTGCGGGTGATCGCGGGCCTGGACCACCACGGGCTCGTCGGCATGCCGCTCGAGGGCGAGGCGTGGTACGAGATCGACGACGTCCAGGACCACCAGATCGCCGAGACGCTCTTCGCCCCCGCCGAGGAGCGCTACGACCACTACCTGCGCCGGCACGGGGGGTTCTGGCGCTTCCCCGGCCTCCTGGACTTCTGCTACCTGGTCAACCCCTACTTCCCGACCCCCGCGCTGCGCCAGGAGCTCGCCCGCTCCTTCGACACCCTGCTGACCGAGTACCCCTCCTGCTCGGCGGTGCAGAACCACCTGGCGGCCAAGATGTTCGGCGGCGAGCCCGACTGCTTCCTGGTCGGGAACGGCGCGGCCGAGCTCATCGCCGCCCTCGGCGAGGAGGTCGGCGCCCGCACCGTCGGCGTGACCGTGCCGACCTTCGAGGAGTACGTCAAGCGCTTCCCGCACGCCGAGGTGGTGGCCGTCCGCGGTCCCGGCGGGGGCCTCGAGACCGACCTGGAGCACTACCTGCGCCTGCTGGAGCGGGTCGACCTGCTGGTGCTGGTCAACCCCGACAACCCCTCGGGCCGCTGCCTGCGCACCGAGGAGGTCCTCACCCTGCTCGACCGGGCCGAGCGGTCCGGCAAGCGCGTGCTCCTCGACGAGTCCTTCGTCGACTTCGCCGACCCGGCGCACGCCACCAGCCTGCTGCGCCAAGACGTCCTCGACGCCCACCCGGCGGCGGTCGTCGTCAAGAGCATCAGCAAGAGCTACGGCGTCCCGGGCGCCCGGCTCGGGGTCCTGGCGACGCGGGACGCCGACCTGCTGGGCCGGGTGGCGCGGCGACTGTCGGTCTGGAACGTCAACTCGGTCGGGGAGTACTTCCTGCAGGTCATCGGCCACCACCAGGCCGCCTACGTCGAGGCGTGCGCGCGGCTCCGCGCCGAGCGCGACCACCTGACCGCCGAGCTCGCGGCGACCGACGGGCTGCGCGTGCTGCCCTCCCAGGCCAACTACCTGCTGTGCGAGGTCACGACGGGCGCCAGCGGCGCCGACATCGTCAGCCGGCTGCTCGGCGAGCACCGGGTGCTGGTCAAGGACTGTGCGGGCAAGCCGGGGTTCGAGGGGCTCGGCCCGCACCTCCGCATCGCCGTTCGCGACCGGGCGGACAACGAGGTGCTGGTGCACGCGCTGCGCTCGGTGCTCGCGGCGGCGGGCTGA
- a CDS encoding CDP-alcohol phosphatidyltransferase family protein, protein MPTVRPEPGRQLTELWTFFAVDPVGVPLSRRLARVRGVTPNRLTALALALGLAAAALMGTGRLRAAGALFVLRYFVDCLDGTVARMQDACSTRGAFADLGSDIVGVTAAYAALGWYLVGHGQLAGAWPVALLGALGLYNWLLGHRKRLAAEAGLGSGGSAHHWNRSRGPVGWWVGFCDRRGVSAVPWAVEVEIATLGLAPLLLPTSALPAAFLAALAFYLLADALNARRVWRVAGHLDAARRAEATTPAPGVAAERATDPLLPQGARP, encoded by the coding sequence ATGCCCACGGTCCGTCCCGAACCGGGACGCCAGCTGACCGAGCTGTGGACGTTCTTCGCCGTCGACCCTGTCGGCGTACCGCTGTCGCGGAGGCTGGCGCGGGTCCGGGGCGTCACCCCGAACCGGCTCACCGCTCTCGCCCTGGCGCTGGGCCTGGCCGCCGCCGCGCTCATGGGGACGGGCCGGCTGCGCGCCGCCGGCGCGCTCTTCGTGCTCCGCTACTTCGTGGACTGCCTCGACGGGACCGTCGCCCGGATGCAGGACGCCTGCTCCACGCGCGGGGCGTTCGCGGACCTCGGGTCGGACATCGTCGGCGTCACGGCCGCGTACGCCGCCCTCGGCTGGTACCTCGTCGGCCACGGGCAGCTCGCCGGTGCCTGGCCCGTCGCGCTCCTCGGCGCGCTCGGGCTCTACAACTGGCTGCTGGGGCACCGCAAGCGGCTCGCGGCGGAGGCCGGCCTGGGCAGCGGCGGCTCGGCGCACCACTGGAACCGGTCGCGCGGGCCGGTGGGGTGGTGGGTCGGCTTCTGCGACCGGCGCGGGGTCTCCGCGGTCCCGTGGGCGGTCGAGGTGGAGATCGCCACCCTCGGCCTGGCCCCGCTGCTCCTCCCCACCAGCGCGCTCCCCGCGGCGTTCCTCGCCGCGCTGGCCTTCTACCTCCTCGCCGACGCGCTCAACGCCCGCCGGGTCTGGCGGGTGGCCGGCCACCTCGACGCGGCGCGTCGCGCCGAGGCCACGACCCCCGCGCCCGGCGTGGCCGCCGAGCGCGCGACCGACCCGCTGCTGCCCCAGGGAGCCCGCCCGTGA
- a CDS encoding glycosyltransferase family 2 protein, producing MNPPVNPPDRPTVDVVIATRNRPELLRRAIAAVLAQTADCDLTCLVVFDQCEPDESLAEEGPDRRVRVLANTRRPGLAGGRNTGILAGTGDLVAFCDDDDAWLPEKLEVQLALLAESGADTSVTGITVEYDGRSVDRVPTADQLRLENLARRRVMAAHPSSVVVRREALLGRIGLVDEEIPGSYGEDFDWLLRAAVYPIAVVPRPLVRVRWGGSQFSQQWQTIVDAIDYSLGKHAVFHRDPRALGRLYGRRAFALAALGRPEARRAVLRTVRVAPLEPRAYLAAAVALHVVSAERLLHLAHQRGHGI from the coding sequence GTGAACCCGCCCGTGAACCCGCCCGACCGCCCCACCGTCGACGTCGTCATCGCCACCCGCAACCGTCCCGAGCTGCTGCGGCGGGCGATCGCCGCGGTGCTGGCCCAGACGGCCGACTGCGACCTGACCTGCCTGGTGGTCTTCGACCAGTGCGAGCCGGACGAGTCGCTCGCCGAGGAGGGGCCCGACCGCCGGGTCCGCGTGCTGGCGAACACCCGCAGGCCGGGGCTCGCCGGCGGCCGGAACACCGGCATCCTGGCCGGGACCGGCGACCTCGTCGCGTTCTGCGACGACGACGACGCGTGGCTGCCCGAGAAGCTCGAGGTCCAGCTGGCGCTCCTCGCGGAATCGGGGGCCGACACCTCGGTCACCGGCATCACCGTCGAGTACGACGGGCGCAGCGTCGACCGGGTGCCCACCGCCGACCAGCTGCGCCTGGAGAACCTCGCCCGTCGCCGGGTGATGGCGGCCCACCCCTCGAGCGTGGTCGTGCGGCGCGAGGCGCTGCTGGGGCGGATCGGCCTGGTCGACGAGGAGATCCCCGGCAGCTACGGCGAGGACTTCGACTGGCTGCTGCGCGCGGCCGTCTACCCGATCGCGGTGGTGCCGCGGCCGCTGGTGCGGGTGCGGTGGGGCGGCTCGCAGTTCTCCCAGCAGTGGCAGACCATCGTCGACGCGATCGACTACTCCCTGGGCAAGCACGCGGTCTTCCATCGCGACCCGCGCGCCCTGGGCCGCCTCTACGGCCGGCGGGCCTTCGCGCTGGCCGCCCTGGGGCGCCCCGAGGCGCGGCGCGCGGTGTTGCGCACCGTCCGGGTGGCGCCGCTGGAGCCCCGGGCCTACCTCGCCGCCGCGGTCGCCCTGCACGTGGTCAGCGCCGAGCGGCTGCTCCACCTGGCCCACCAGCGCGGGCACGGGATCTGA
- a CDS encoding ATP-binding cassette domain-containing protein yields the protein MIHARGLVQTFHTGRGKEKKAVQAVDGVDIDVAEGEVVGFLGPNGAGKTTTLRILTTLLRPTAGTATVAGYDVATQPVQVRRSIGYCSQVGSTFSGAYAGDEVVDHGMLYGMSRKDAVAKGQELFDRLQLDGLWRRMPKNMSGGQKRRLDIVMGLIHSPSLVFLDEPTTGLDPQARANLWEHIADLRTEQGATVFLTTHYLDEADALADRIVVIDRGRIVASDTSDNLKAQVAGDLVVLEVSADEHVAVARDRLGSLAPDVTVEGRHVRGRVARAGRVVPGLLRDLDAAGVALDSIEVARPTLDDVFLTLTGRSLRDAEAPAAGPDGDGPPADVPLPAEPSPTPGATSPTTGAAR from the coding sequence ATGATCCACGCACGAGGTCTGGTGCAGACCTTCCACACCGGTCGTGGGAAGGAGAAGAAGGCGGTCCAGGCCGTCGACGGCGTCGACATCGACGTCGCGGAGGGGGAGGTGGTCGGCTTCCTCGGCCCCAACGGTGCCGGCAAGACCACGACGCTGCGGATCCTGACCACGCTGCTGCGGCCCACGGCCGGCACCGCCACCGTCGCGGGGTACGACGTCGCGACGCAGCCGGTCCAGGTGCGGCGCAGCATCGGCTACTGCAGCCAGGTCGGCTCGACCTTCTCCGGCGCCTACGCCGGCGACGAGGTCGTCGACCACGGGATGCTCTACGGGATGTCGCGCAAGGACGCGGTCGCGAAGGGCCAGGAGCTCTTCGACCGGCTCCAGCTCGACGGGCTGTGGCGGCGGATGCCCAAGAACATGTCCGGCGGGCAGAAGCGGCGCCTCGACATCGTCATGGGGCTCATCCACTCCCCGTCGCTGGTCTTCCTCGACGAGCCGACCACGGGGCTGGACCCCCAGGCGCGGGCGAACCTGTGGGAGCACATCGCGGACCTGCGCACCGAGCAGGGCGCGACGGTGTTCCTGACGACCCACTACCTCGACGAGGCCGACGCGCTCGCCGACCGGATCGTCGTCATCGACCGCGGCCGGATCGTCGCCAGCGACACCAGCGACAACCTCAAGGCGCAGGTCGCCGGCGACCTCGTCGTCCTCGAGGTGAGCGCCGACGAGCACGTCGCGGTCGCCCGCGACCGGCTGGGCTCGCTGGCCCCCGACGTCACCGTCGAGGGCCGTCACGTCCGCGGCCGGGTCGCCCGGGCCGGCCGCGTCGTCCCGGGTCTGCTGCGCGACCTGGACGCGGCCGGCGTCGCGCTCGACTCGATCGAGGTCGCCCGGCCGACCCTCGACGACGTGTTCCTGACCCTGACCGGGCGCTCGCTGCGCGACGCCGAGGCCCCGGCCGCGGGGCCCGACGGGGACGGCCCGCCCGCCGACGTACCCCTGCCGGCGGAGCCGTCGCCCACGCCCGGCGCCACCAGCCCGACGACGGGAGCCGCCCGATGA